Proteins from a single region of Planctomycetaceae bacterium:
- a CDS encoding biotin/lipoyl-binding protein translates to MATTINLQKLGQTMEEGTVVSCKVKVGDKVNKGDVLFEIETDKATLEMESTAEGTVKEILVTDGQTIPVNDPMMIIE, encoded by the coding sequence ATGGCAACGACAATTAATTTACAAAAACTCGGACAGACAATGGAAGAAGGCACTGTTGTAAGCTGCAAAGTTAAAGTCGGCGACAAAGTGAACAAAGGCGATGTGCTGTTCGAAATAGAAACCGACAAGGCGACGCTTGAGATGGAAAGTACCGCCGAAGGCACTGTCAAAGAAATACTCGTTACCGATGGTCAGACTATACCTGTCAATGACCCAATGATGATTATTGAATAG